The following proteins are co-located in the Haloprofundus halophilus genome:
- a CDS encoding aminotransferase class III-fold pyridoxal phosphate-dependent enzyme: protein MDRDTAEPDTATLPGPNARDWIEFHTEHAAPSEYSHEFVWDVTAEADGPFVTDVDGNVLLDFTCHIGAAPLGYNNEKIVSKLREFDLVEPMKIAGQDMYFGAGADPETAEFPGASHLMEKLVDVSSQYGMDTVFLSNSGAEAVENAVKITHDHNPAAKYAYAFDGSFHGRTLGTLSLTFSKSVYTRHYPEISGVKTIPFCDCADADDCDCGFVGANGSQLRDSLEPEGGHVDPDEVAFAVLEPIQGVGGYRFPNEAFMAEVGDVCETYDIPLVVDEIQSGVGRTGEMWASDHYPIEPDVIASAKALRVGATISKSEIFPAEKNRLGSTFGGGDLLASMQGAFTLDAIEEHDLLENATERGRQAKELLRDNAREYVDDIRGKGLMLAVEFDTKERRDAVVRAALKRGLLTLGCGKKTIRLLPPLDSTEREIEMGIGIFNEAIDDVASKAPA from the coding sequence ATGGACAGGGATACCGCGGAGCCCGACACAGCTACGCTTCCCGGACCCAACGCGCGCGACTGGATCGAGTTCCACACCGAACACGCGGCGCCGAGCGAGTACTCCCACGAGTTCGTCTGGGACGTGACCGCCGAGGCCGACGGCCCGTTCGTCACCGACGTCGACGGCAACGTTCTCCTCGACTTCACGTGTCACATCGGCGCGGCCCCGCTCGGCTACAACAACGAGAAAATCGTCTCGAAACTCCGCGAGTTCGACCTCGTCGAGCCGATGAAGATAGCCGGCCAGGACATGTACTTCGGTGCGGGGGCTGACCCCGAAACCGCCGAGTTTCCCGGCGCGAGCCACCTGATGGAGAAGCTCGTCGACGTGTCGAGTCAGTACGGGATGGACACGGTGTTCCTCTCGAACTCGGGCGCTGAGGCCGTCGAGAACGCGGTGAAGATAACGCACGACCACAACCCGGCCGCGAAGTACGCCTACGCGTTCGACGGGAGTTTCCACGGCCGCACTCTCGGGACGCTGTCGCTGACGTTCTCGAAGTCGGTGTACACCCGTCACTACCCCGAAATCTCGGGCGTCAAAACGATACCGTTCTGCGACTGTGCCGACGCGGACGACTGTGACTGCGGCTTCGTCGGCGCGAACGGCTCGCAGTTGCGCGACTCGCTCGAACCCGAGGGCGGCCACGTCGACCCCGACGAGGTCGCCTTCGCCGTCCTCGAACCCATCCAGGGCGTCGGCGGCTACCGCTTCCCGAACGAGGCGTTCATGGCCGAGGTGGGCGACGTCTGCGAGACGTACGACATCCCGCTCGTCGTCGACGAGATACAGTCGGGCGTCGGCCGGACCGGCGAGATGTGGGCCTCGGACCACTACCCCATCGAACCGGACGTCATCGCGAGCGCGAAGGCGCTACGCGTCGGCGCGACCATCTCGAAGAGCGAGATATTCCCCGCCGAGAAGAACCGACTCGGGTCGACGTTCGGCGGCGGCGACCTCCTCGCCTCGATGCAGGGGGCGTTCACGCTCGACGCCATCGAGGAACACGACCTCCTGGAGAACGCGACCGAGCGCGGCCGTCAGGCCAAAGAACTGCTGCGCGACAACGCGCGCGAGTACGTCGACGACATCCGCGGCAAGGGTCTGATGCTCGCCGTCGAGTTCGACACCAAGGAGCGCCGCGACGCCGTGGTTCGAGCGGCGCTGAAACGCGGTCTGCTCACCCTCGGCTGCGGGAAGAAGACAATTCGCCTGCTCCCGCCGCTGGATTCGACGGAGCGCGAAATCGAGATGGGTATCGGCATCTTCAACGAGGCGATTGACGACGTCGCCTCGAAGGCGCCAGCCTGA
- a CDS encoding DUF7542 family protein: MDEGNIVIECRDCTLVESFANLGRARVALDDHESETGHSVDWQINRVAAGVERAGADAGVCGLSGCVNADSPLLDWRLSDECE, from the coding sequence ATGGACGAGGGGAACATCGTAATCGAGTGTCGTGATTGCACGCTCGTAGAATCGTTCGCAAATCTGGGTCGTGCACGCGTTGCCCTCGACGACCACGAGTCGGAGACCGGCCACAGCGTCGACTGGCAGATAAACCGCGTCGCGGCCGGCGTCGAACGGGCGGGTGCCGACGCCGGCGTCTGTGGTCTCTCCGGCTGCGTGAACGCGGACTCTCCGCTTCTCGACTGGCGTCTCTCTGACGAGTGCGAGTAG
- a CDS encoding BCCT family transporter, with protein MSASDDLGPFGRFREELDPVVFLFGATLTVGLIALYFINPSGVQTGIDIANGIMNQYLNWALLLIVFLVVVFLLFLIVGPWGSATLGDEPPEYSFFSFFAMLYSAGFAAGVVFWGPTEALFYYDSPSPLFDVSAGSPEAMVVAVQQTLFHWALPQLAVFTIMGIAIGYFTYNYEHIPLRVSSALAPVLGKDNLDGVGAKVVDIIAVFATIGGVATSLGFIGSQFITGLDYQWGIDLGSTGVILVVTAMTLMFTLSMVLGVDKGIRRLSNFNMILFGLLTVTTFIVGPSVFLVLLGTQAVGGMITDFVSMSLFTGAGAMGAGNPEATEWMNAWTVFYWAWALSWSPFAGLFIARISKGRTVREVAFTGIIATSAATIPWFTVVGGSAVWAQHNGVTDLLGPIGTHGEAVAGYALFEAFPFGSVFMIAFMILVTTFFITSADSSTLAVSMMTTGGKASPSSINRIFWGVVLGMFAAILMTLGGVNALQSAVIITGAPFAFVCLLALLGLIKEFGSNHGRVVLQERTTLFGSPGDADQTSARKKPAADDD; from the coding sequence ATGAGCGCGTCCGACGACCTGGGACCGTTCGGTCGCTTCCGAGAGGAGCTGGACCCGGTGGTGTTCCTCTTCGGTGCGACCCTGACGGTCGGCCTGATAGCGCTGTACTTCATCAACCCGAGCGGCGTCCAGACCGGCATCGACATCGCCAACGGCATCATGAACCAGTATCTCAACTGGGCGCTGTTGCTGATCGTCTTCCTCGTCGTCGTCTTCCTGCTGTTCCTCATCGTCGGTCCGTGGGGTAGCGCCACACTCGGCGACGAACCGCCGGAGTACAGCTTCTTCTCGTTCTTCGCGATGCTGTACTCCGCCGGGTTCGCCGCGGGCGTCGTCTTCTGGGGACCGACCGAGGCGCTGTTCTACTACGACAGCCCGTCGCCGCTGTTCGATGTGTCGGCCGGCTCGCCGGAGGCGATGGTCGTCGCGGTCCAGCAGACGCTGTTCCACTGGGCGCTCCCGCAGCTCGCGGTGTTCACCATCATGGGCATCGCCATCGGCTACTTCACCTACAACTACGAGCACATCCCGCTGCGGGTCTCCTCGGCGCTCGCACCGGTTCTCGGCAAGGACAACCTCGACGGCGTCGGGGCGAAGGTCGTCGACATCATCGCCGTCTTCGCGACCATCGGCGGCGTGGCGACGTCGCTGGGGTTCATCGGCAGCCAGTTCATCACCGGCCTCGACTACCAGTGGGGTATCGACCTCGGGAGCACCGGCGTCATCCTGGTCGTGACGGCGATGACGCTGATGTTCACGCTGTCGATGGTGCTCGGGGTCGACAAGGGCATCCGTCGGCTCTCGAACTTCAACATGATTCTGTTCGGACTCCTCACGGTGACGACGTTCATCGTCGGTCCGTCGGTGTTTCTCGTGCTGCTCGGCACGCAGGCGGTCGGCGGGATGATCACGGACTTCGTCTCGATGAGCCTCTTCACCGGTGCCGGCGCGATGGGCGCGGGGAACCCCGAGGCCACGGAGTGGATGAACGCCTGGACCGTCTTCTACTGGGCGTGGGCGCTCTCGTGGTCGCCGTTCGCGGGGCTGTTCATCGCGCGCATCTCGAAGGGTCGGACCGTCCGCGAGGTCGCGTTCACCGGCATCATCGCCACGTCGGCGGCGACCATCCCGTGGTTCACCGTCGTCGGCGGCTCGGCCGTCTGGGCCCAGCACAACGGCGTCACGGACCTGCTCGGTCCCATCGGCACGCACGGCGAGGCCGTCGCGGGCTACGCGCTGTTCGAGGCGTTCCCCTTCGGCTCGGTGTTCATGATCGCGTTCATGATACTCGTGACGACGTTCTTCATCACGTCGGCGGACTCCTCGACGCTCGCGGTGTCGATGATGACGACCGGCGGGAAGGCCAGCCCCTCGAGCATCAACCGAATCTTCTGGGGCGTCGTCCTCGGGATGTTCGCCGCGATTCTGATGACTCTCGGCGGCGTCAACGCGCTGCAGTCGGCGGTCATCATCACGGGCGCGCCGTTCGCGTTCGTCTGTCTGCTCGCACTGCTCGGACTCATCAAGGAGTTCGGGTCGAACCACGGCCGCGTGGTGCTCCAAGAGCGGACGACGCTGTTCGGCTCGCCGGGCGACGCCGACCAGACGTCGGCGCGCAAGAAGCCCGCGGCCGACGACGACTGA
- the ilvA gene encoding threonine ammonia-lyase → MSSPSGDSGGSGDPEGSGDPEGSGESDDSGSSGDVPSADEVVTAADVEAARERLEEVVHRTPLDGSTTFAERSGADAVGLKLENVQRTGSFKIRGAYNAMAQLSEAETETGVVAASAGNHAQGVALAGRLLDIDATIVVPEVTPAAKIDATRGYGAEVVVEGGDYERSYEHALELAEAENLTFVHPFDDERVIAGQGTVGLELVEQMPDVDTVLVSIGGGGLISGIATAVKADNPNVRVVGVQPEGAAHAKPSLERDEIHTLSEVDTVAEGIADARLLEKTFAAVRERVDDVVSVTDGDIAVATALLAERAKTVAEAAGAAPVAALLSGAVDVEGERVVAVVSGGNANLADHAELCRVGLERLGRSAELRLELAEWPTALGDVTDVVEREGAELDALERTRRTAADDLNRTPVRLGVAGSGPDHLRDVVAELEALDGVSVARHSLDRDV, encoded by the coding sequence GTGAGCTCGCCCTCCGGAGATTCAGGAGGTTCCGGCGACCCGGAAGGCTCCGGCGACCCGGAAGGCTCCGGAGAGTCCGACGATTCCGGGTCGTCGGGCGACGTACCGTCCGCCGACGAAGTCGTCACCGCTGCCGACGTCGAAGCCGCCCGCGAACGACTCGAAGAGGTCGTCCACCGGACGCCGCTCGACGGGTCGACGACGTTCGCCGAGCGCAGCGGCGCCGACGCGGTCGGGCTCAAACTGGAGAACGTCCAGCGGACGGGGTCGTTCAAGATTCGCGGCGCGTACAACGCGATGGCCCAACTCTCCGAAGCGGAGACGGAGACCGGTGTGGTCGCCGCCAGCGCCGGCAACCACGCACAGGGCGTCGCCCTCGCCGGACGGTTGCTCGACATCGACGCGACCATCGTCGTTCCGGAGGTGACGCCGGCGGCGAAGATCGACGCGACGCGCGGCTACGGGGCCGAGGTCGTCGTCGAAGGCGGCGACTACGAACGGTCGTACGAGCACGCGTTGGAACTCGCCGAGGCGGAGAATCTGACGTTCGTCCACCCCTTCGACGACGAGCGCGTCATCGCCGGCCAGGGGACCGTCGGCCTCGAACTCGTCGAACAGATGCCCGATGTGGACACCGTCCTCGTCTCCATCGGCGGCGGCGGACTGATTTCGGGTATCGCGACGGCGGTGAAAGCCGATAATCCGAACGTTCGCGTCGTCGGCGTCCAACCCGAGGGGGCCGCCCACGCCAAACCCTCGCTCGAACGCGACGAGATACACACGCTCTCGGAGGTCGACACCGTCGCGGAGGGTATCGCCGACGCCCGGCTGCTGGAGAAGACGTTCGCCGCCGTCCGCGAGCGCGTCGACGACGTCGTCTCGGTGACCGACGGAGATATCGCCGTCGCCACGGCGCTCCTCGCCGAGCGAGCAAAAACGGTCGCCGAGGCGGCGGGAGCCGCTCCGGTCGCGGCGCTTCTCTCGGGAGCCGTCGACGTCGAGGGCGAGCGAGTCGTCGCGGTGGTCTCCGGCGGGAACGCGAATCTCGCCGACCACGCCGAACTCTGTCGGGTCGGTCTGGAGCGACTCGGCCGCTCCGCCGAACTCCGTCTGGAACTCGCGGAGTGGCCGACGGCTCTCGGCGACGTGACCGACGTCGTCGAGCGGGAGGGTGCGGAACTCGACGCGCTGGAACGCACCCGGCGCACGGCGGCCGACGACCTCAATCGGACGCCGGTCCGCCTCGGTGTCGCGGGGAGCGGCCCCGACCACCTGCGCGACGTGGTGGCCGAACTCGAGGCGTTGGACGGCGTCAGCGTCGCGAGGCACAGCCTCGACAGGGACGTATAG
- a CDS encoding Rid family detoxifying hydrolase, with protein sequence MPTQRIVTDEAPRNDNPYSQGVTAGDTLYVSGYGPVDPETGEEVDGDVQDQTGRVLDNVAAVVDEAGGDGLDDVVKVTVYLTDLDDYDRVNEAYGAKFSGDPPARVCVEVSRLPGDVRVEMDAVAYLG encoded by the coding sequence ATGCCGACCCAACGAATCGTCACGGACGAAGCACCGCGCAACGACAACCCCTACTCGCAGGGCGTCACCGCCGGCGACACGCTGTACGTCTCCGGTTACGGTCCCGTCGACCCGGAGACAGGCGAAGAAGTCGACGGCGACGTACAGGACCAGACCGGGCGAGTGCTCGACAACGTCGCCGCCGTCGTCGACGAAGCGGGCGGTGACGGCCTCGACGACGTCGTCAAGGTGACCGTCTACCTGACGGACCTCGACGACTACGACCGGGTCAACGAAGCCTACGGCGCGAAGTTCTCCGGCGACCCGCCGGCGCGCGTCTGCGTCGAAGTCTCCCGCCTTCCGGGGGACGTCCGCGTCGAGATGGACGCCGTCGCGTATCTCGGATAG
- a CDS encoding LLM class flavin-dependent oxidoreductase, which yields MELSVVDLSPVPRGGTAADAYANTITTARQAERLGYSRFWVAEHHGMGETLAGTTPEVLLGRLAGETESIRLGSGAVLLNHYSPFKVAEQFGALDALAPGRIDAGLGRANGSPAADRALGTDRYVENPDEDHAEKIEAVVNHLYDQYPDGHPYSKLQIPASGNGPPVPWVLGSSPSSAALAGKLGLRYCFAAFIRPQFATEAFEEYRNQFTPSRLAGSVEEPEGIVAVNAVCAPTDEEAARLRAVAEASFQRLQRGVVGTRPSVETAIDELGGVPEPTPATLDAGEWPRAISGSPETLAGLLEQLSDRVGVDELMIQHVVDEHEKGLRSHELLAEGVGLQPRIQN from the coding sequence ATGGAGCTTTCTGTCGTCGATTTGTCCCCCGTACCCCGTGGCGGCACTGCGGCTGATGCGTACGCGAACACGATAACGACCGCCCGACAGGCGGAGCGTCTCGGGTACTCTCGGTTCTGGGTGGCCGAACATCACGGGATGGGAGAGACGCTCGCGGGAACGACACCCGAGGTCTTACTCGGGCGTCTCGCCGGCGAGACCGAGTCGATTCGACTCGGGTCTGGCGCGGTACTGCTGAACCACTACAGCCCGTTCAAAGTCGCCGAGCAGTTCGGTGCGTTGGACGCGCTCGCGCCTGGACGTATCGACGCTGGACTCGGACGGGCGAACGGATCGCCGGCGGCCGACCGAGCGCTCGGAACCGACCGATACGTCGAGAACCCCGACGAGGACCACGCGGAGAAGATCGAGGCTGTCGTCAACCATCTCTACGACCAGTACCCCGACGGACACCCTTACAGCAAACTGCAGATTCCCGCCTCGGGCAACGGTCCGCCCGTCCCGTGGGTGCTCGGGTCGAGCCCGTCGAGTGCGGCGCTCGCAGGAAAGTTAGGACTTCGGTACTGCTTTGCGGCGTTCATCCGACCGCAGTTCGCCACCGAGGCGTTCGAGGAGTATCGCAACCAGTTCACGCCGTCACGGCTGGCTGGGAGCGTCGAGGAGCCGGAGGGGATAGTCGCGGTGAACGCGGTTTGTGCGCCGACCGACGAGGAGGCCGCACGGCTGCGAGCGGTGGCCGAGGCGTCGTTCCAGCGACTCCAACGTGGAGTCGTCGGTACGAGACCGTCAGTCGAAACGGCTATCGACGAACTGGGTGGTGTCCCCGAACCGACGCCCGCCACCCTGGATGCCGGAGAGTGGCCGCGAGCGATTTCCGGAAGTCCCGAAACCCTCGCGGGGCTTTTAGAGCAGCTGTCGGACCGTGTCGGCGTCGACGAACTGATGATTCAGCACGTCGTCGACGAACACGAAAAGGGGCTTCGGTCGCACGAGCTCTTAGCCGAGGGTGTCGGACTACAGCCTCGAATTCAAAACTAG
- a CDS encoding aspartate aminotransferase family protein, producing the protein MTAGPPIAELHYDDAPNVDSVPGPNSRALLEKQREIDSSAVAYPEDIPVAFEEGKGATVRDVDGNTFIDMFAGIGVLNVGHANPYVLEAVHEQADKLVHTVDFPTEARLELIEKLDEIAPGSLSGNSKVVFGGPTGSDAIEASIKLAKYNTEGTGLVAFRGAYHGATSGAMSLTGNKGFKGNYTPLLADVVHAPYPNPFEQGKSPQESVDHALEEVQAIFEDPYGGLANPAGIFVEPIQGEGGVVAPPKGFLKGLRDIADDNEVPLVFDEIQSGLGRSGQWWASEWYDVTPDVMTSAKALGGTGFPLSATMYHEDLDTWGSGDHAGTYRGHVVAMRAGTRAIEYIQEHDLLAHARDLGDYIRTRLEEVGESNPRVGEVRGKGLFIGAALVDEQGRPDDDAADAVQDYCFEHGVLVWKAGRHGNVLRLLPPLVLTEELAETALDVIVDAIETVTAEKQRV; encoded by the coding sequence ATGACCGCAGGGCCACCGATAGCCGAACTGCACTACGACGATGCACCGAACGTCGACTCCGTTCCGGGACCGAACTCCCGAGCGCTGCTGGAGAAACAGCGCGAGATCGACAGCAGTGCGGTGGCGTATCCCGAGGATATCCCCGTCGCCTTCGAGGAGGGGAAAGGCGCGACCGTCCGCGACGTCGACGGCAACACGTTCATCGACATGTTCGCCGGTATCGGCGTGTTGAACGTCGGCCACGCGAACCCCTACGTTCTCGAAGCCGTCCACGAGCAGGCGGACAAACTCGTCCACACCGTCGACTTCCCGACCGAGGCCCGCCTCGAACTCATCGAGAAACTCGACGAGATCGCCCCCGGTAGCCTCAGCGGCAACAGCAAAGTCGTCTTCGGCGGCCCGACCGGCAGCGACGCCATCGAGGCGTCCATCAAACTCGCGAAGTACAACACGGAGGGGACTGGACTCGTCGCCTTCCGCGGCGCGTACCACGGCGCGACCAGCGGCGCGATGAGTCTCACCGGCAACAAGGGGTTCAAAGGCAACTACACCCCGCTTCTCGCCGACGTGGTCCACGCGCCGTACCCGAACCCCTTCGAGCAGGGCAAGAGCCCGCAGGAGTCGGTCGACCACGCGCTCGAAGAGGTACAGGCCATCTTCGAGGACCCGTACGGCGGCCTCGCGAACCCGGCGGGCATCTTCGTCGAACCCATCCAGGGCGAGGGCGGCGTCGTCGCTCCGCCGAAAGGGTTCCTGAAGGGCCTCCGGGACATCGCCGACGACAACGAGGTGCCCCTCGTGTTCGACGAGATACAGAGCGGCCTCGGCCGCTCCGGGCAGTGGTGGGCCAGCGAGTGGTACGATGTGACGCCCGACGTGATGACCTCCGCGAAAGCGCTCGGCGGCACGGGCTTCCCGCTGTCGGCGACGATGTACCACGAGGACCTCGACACGTGGGGGTCGGGCGACCACGCCGGGACGTACCGCGGCCACGTCGTGGCGATGCGGGCGGGGACCCGCGCCATCGAGTACATCCAGGAACACGACCTGCTGGCGCACGCTCGCGACCTCGGCGACTACATCCGCACACGGCTCGAGGAAGTCGGCGAGAGCAATCCCCGAGTCGGCGAAGTTCGCGGCAAGGGGCTGTTCATCGGCGCGGCGCTCGTCGACGAGCAGGGACGCCCCGACGACGACGCGGCCGACGCCGTCCAGGATTACTGCTTCGAGCACGGCGTGCTCGTCTGGAAGGCCGGCCGCCACGGCAACGTGCTTCGACTGTTGCCGCCGCTCGTGCTCACGGAAGAGCTGGCCGAAACGGCGCTCGACGTCATCGTCGACGCGATAGAGACCGTCACGGCCGAGAAACAGCGCGTCTGA
- a CDS encoding IclR family transcriptional regulator, translating to MTNRDTGRVLQTTALSLQLVEHILELEGASLAELAEASGLAKSTVHSHLNTLAKHGYVISEDNRYHLGAKFCHLGDYVRTRKEYRRIAEEAIAHLSQESALEADFAVEENGRIVSMYGDLDFTNFPQFLVDGSPFHIHTTASGKAIVAEYPRERVREIVDRWGLPAATERSISTEEALFEELRQVREQGYAESDGEGIEGLWAVGKAVKSPRGEVYGSLNLSGPSYAIDDETKAAQVELLNKAVATFEREVSEMYGATSGGEGA from the coding sequence ATGACGAACCGGGACACGGGACGGGTGCTCCAGACGACCGCGCTCTCCCTTCAGTTGGTCGAGCACATCCTCGAACTGGAGGGGGCGAGTCTGGCCGAACTCGCGGAGGCATCGGGGCTCGCGAAGAGCACCGTCCACAGTCACCTCAACACGCTCGCGAAGCACGGATACGTTATCAGCGAGGACAACCGGTACCATCTCGGCGCGAAGTTCTGCCACCTCGGCGACTACGTCAGAACCCGAAAGGAGTATCGCCGCATCGCCGAGGAAGCGATCGCTCACCTCTCGCAGGAGTCGGCGTTGGAGGCGGATTTCGCCGTCGAGGAGAACGGCCGGATCGTCTCGATGTACGGTGACCTCGACTTCACGAACTTCCCGCAGTTTCTCGTCGACGGGAGCCCCTTCCACATCCATACGACCGCCTCCGGAAAGGCGATCGTCGCCGAGTACCCGCGAGAGCGGGTCCGGGAGATCGTCGACCGATGGGGGCTTCCTGCGGCGACGGAGCGCTCGATTTCGACGGAGGAGGCGCTGTTCGAAGAACTCCGACAGGTCCGAGAGCAGGGGTACGCCGAGAGCGACGGGGAGGGTATCGAAGGTCTCTGGGCCGTCGGCAAGGCGGTGAAATCTCCCCGCGGGGAGGTGTACGGTTCGTTGAACCTCTCCGGTCCGTCCTACGCTATCGACGACGAGACGAAGGCAGCACAGGTCGAGTTGCTAAACAAGGCGGTAGCGACGTTCGAGCGGGAGGTGTCGGAGATGTACGGCGCGACATCTGGCGGGGAGGGTGCCTGA
- a CDS encoding aldehyde ferredoxin oxidoreductase family protein has translation MLHTVGPLLTVDVGARESRTENVDDVLESYIGGRGVATKLAHDRIPFDVDPFGAENRLFFTTGPMQVSNMSFTGRMNCTGVSPLTDGLVSSNAGGFMSRNFADTGYAAVELVGASDELLAVHVTDESVEFEAVPELEGATVSEVGAYMEDEHGLGVENLAVAGPAGENHVRFASIMTSDERAFGRGGLGAVLGSKNVKAISFEGDSAPDIEVPSGQMEIHREAATDDHIMKRQGTVAVMDLANEIGGLPSYYFSEQQFEGVEGINGDAVESKKYKKGTCSACAFACKLPTRDEERGVETEGPEFEVAMAFGSNSGVDDIVDVMKSNELCDELGLDAISAGNTVAAYLASEDEFGNRELIWDLVEKIAHREGVGDDLAEGIDRVHDELGVENWTVKGLDFAAHEGRVLHGQGLSYAVANRGADHMYAVFYSQEYPLVPEDDAMDPTGLDGKPRRLIEKENQMALNDSGVVCKFSRDYMTPERYEMLFGAEFEELLEVGDRVVALERHFNNQRGFDRSDDVLPYDLPDFETALDEYYERRGWTNDGVVPDDAVPA, from the coding sequence ATGTTGCACACAGTTGGACCGCTCCTGACGGTCGACGTCGGGGCCCGAGAGAGCCGAACCGAGAACGTCGACGACGTCCTCGAATCGTACATCGGCGGCCGCGGCGTCGCGACGAAACTCGCCCACGACCGGATTCCGTTCGACGTCGACCCGTTCGGCGCGGAGAATCGCCTGTTCTTCACGACGGGGCCGATGCAGGTGTCGAACATGAGCTTCACCGGCCGGATGAACTGTACCGGCGTCTCGCCGCTCACCGACGGGTTGGTCTCGTCGAACGCCGGCGGGTTCATGTCCAGAAACTTCGCCGATACGGGGTACGCCGCGGTCGAACTCGTCGGCGCGAGCGACGAACTACTCGCCGTCCACGTCACCGACGAGAGCGTCGAGTTCGAGGCGGTGCCCGAGCTTGAAGGGGCGACCGTCTCCGAGGTGGGTGCGTACATGGAGGACGAGCACGGACTCGGCGTCGAGAACCTCGCCGTCGCCGGCCCGGCGGGCGAGAATCACGTCCGCTTCGCCTCCATCATGACGAGCGACGAGCGCGCGTTTGGCCGCGGCGGACTCGGTGCGGTGCTGGGCTCGAAGAACGTCAAGGCGATCAGCTTCGAGGGCGACTCCGCGCCCGACATCGAGGTCCCGTCCGGACAGATGGAGATTCACCGCGAGGCGGCGACCGACGACCACATCATGAAACGCCAGGGGACCGTCGCGGTGATGGACCTCGCAAACGAGATCGGCGGCCTGCCCTCGTACTACTTCTCCGAGCAGCAGTTCGAGGGCGTCGAAGGTATCAACGGCGACGCTGTCGAGTCGAAGAAGTACAAGAAAGGGACCTGTTCGGCCTGCGCGTTCGCCTGTAAGCTTCCGACGAGAGACGAGGAGCGCGGCGTCGAGACGGAGGGGCCGGAGTTCGAGGTGGCGATGGCGTTCGGGTCGAACTCCGGTGTCGACGACATCGTCGACGTGATGAAGTCCAACGAACTCTGCGACGAACTCGGACTGGACGCCATCTCGGCGGGCAACACCGTCGCCGCGTACCTCGCGAGCGAAGACGAGTTCGGCAACCGGGAGCTCATCTGGGACCTCGTCGAGAAGATCGCCCATCGGGAGGGCGTCGGCGACGACCTCGCCGAAGGAATCGACCGCGTCCACGACGAACTCGGCGTCGAGAACTGGACGGTGAAGGGGCTCGACTTCGCCGCCCACGAGGGGCGCGTCCTCCACGGACAGGGGCTGTCGTACGCAGTGGCGAACCGCGGCGCGGACCACATGTACGCCGTCTTCTACTCGCAGGAGTACCCGCTCGTCCCCGAGGACGACGCGATGGACCCGACCGGACTCGACGGCAAGCCCCGGCGCCTCATCGAGAAGGAGAACCAGATGGCGCTCAACGACAGCGGCGTCGTCTGCAAGTTCTCCCGTGACTACATGACGCCCGAGCGGTACGAGATGCTGTTCGGCGCCGAGTTCGAGGAACTGCTCGAGGTGGGTGATCGGGTCGTCGCGCTGGAACGCCACTTCAACAACCAGCGTGGCTTCGACCGCTCTGACGACGTGCTCCCGTACGACCTCCCCGACTTCGAGACGGCGCTCGACGAGTACTACGAACGCCGCGGATGGACGAACGACGGTGTGGTTCCGGACGACGCGGTCCCGGCGTAA